A stretch of Lactuca sativa cultivar Salinas chromosome 6, Lsat_Salinas_v11, whole genome shotgun sequence DNA encodes these proteins:
- the LOC111911405 gene encoding uncharacterized protein LOC111911405 yields MSATAGEKPVRKFPPPCWTRDEALVLIEAYRERWYALHRAFLRTPDWDAVAEKVTTSCPDVTPPKTSAQCRHKMEKLRQRHRAEKQRASAFSGERFFSSWFYFEAMEAMENGYDTEPGNLQIDSEIHNPKSLNPGRGLRFKPSAVQNLVTLATSSTKHNMKSSPNFGPKVSNRYSLYPNNGSNQEDEDEDGGLVETPIEETIYKGHKFLVETPIREAKNHKNSAIGGGTRNKPPITPQPESGRSGLRPRKFSKVVVHDDEDANNGGMWVKVPRNTNMFRGRSQNANGKESNKGKKNKGGLSEVVSSIKLLGDGFLKMEKMKIDMAREMEKMRMESEMKRNELILESQKQIVDAFVKGVIESRKQQPTTMAHL; encoded by the coding sequence ATGTCTGCCACCGCCGGAGAGAAACCTGTACGGAAGTTTCCACCGCCGTGCTGGACGCGCGACGAGGCACTGGTTCTGATTGAAGCATACCGTGAGCGATGGTACGCGCTCCACCGCGCGTTCCTTCGAACACCAGATTGGGACGCGGTGGCTGAGAAAGTGACAACCAGCTGCCCGGACGTCACCCCGCCGAAGACTTCCGCTCAGTGCCGccacaagatggagaagctccgTCAACGCCACCGGGCCGAGAAGCAGCGTGCTTCCGCCTTCTCCGGCGAGCGATTCTTCTCTTCCTGGTTCTACTTCGAAGCCATGGAAGCTATGGAAAACGGGTATGACACCGAACCTGGTAATCTCCAAATCGATTCAGAAATCCACAACCCTAAGAGTTTGAATCCGGGTCGTGGACTTCGATTCAAGCCTTCCGCAGTTCAGAATCTGGTAACATTAGCCACCAGTTCCACCAAACATAACATGAAATCAAGCCCAAATTTTGGTCCTAAAGTTTCAAATCGTTACTCTTTATATCCAAATAATGGGTCTAATCaagaagacgaagatgaagatgGAGGTCTAGTAGAAACCCCAATTGAAGAAACCATATACAAGGGTCACAAATTCCTTGTAGAAACCCCAATTCGAGAAGCAAAAAACCACAAAAATTCTGCAATTGGAGGAGGAACTAGGAACAAACCACCGATCACCCCTCAACCAGAATCCGGACGATCGGGTCTCAGGCCAAGGAAATTCAGCAAGGTCGTCGTCCATGACGATGAGGATGCTAATAACGGCGGAATGTGGGTAAAAGTCCCGAGGAATACAAATATGTTTAGAGGAAGATCTCAAAACGCAAATGGGAAGGAATCGAACAAGGGAAAGAAGAATAAGGGTGGATTATCGGAGGTGGTGTCGTCGATTAAGTTATTGGGAGATGGGTTTTTGAAGATGGAGAAGATGAAGATCGATATGGCGAGGGAGATGGAGAAGATGAGAATGGAGAGTGAGATGAAACGTAATGAGTTGATATTGGAGTCGCAGAAACAGATCGTGGATGCGTTTGTGAAAGGAGTGATCGAGTCTAGGAAGCAGCAGCCAACAACAATGGCACATTTGTAG